A single region of the Aeromicrobium chenweiae genome encodes:
- a CDS encoding LON peptidase substrate-binding domain-containing protein, protein MQDLVELSMFPLGSVLFPAMPLPLRVFEDRYLQMLQDVLARESAEFGVVLIERGHEVGGGEQRFSTGTVAQVVEVGPADGFVSLVAQGGRRFEVVEWLPDDPYPRALVRLLPALEWDEQWRDRRDEVEELVRVTMARISEFEEQRWSSTIGLADEPLAALWQLAAIAPVGAYDQVSLLQATSVEGLLDAVATATQEAAELRLPD, encoded by the coding sequence GTGCAGGATCTCGTCGAGCTTTCGATGTTCCCGCTCGGGTCCGTCCTGTTCCCGGCGATGCCCCTGCCCCTGCGGGTCTTCGAGGACCGCTACCTGCAGATGCTCCAGGACGTCCTCGCCCGGGAGTCGGCCGAGTTCGGTGTCGTCCTGATCGAGCGCGGTCACGAGGTCGGCGGCGGTGAGCAGCGGTTCTCCACCGGCACGGTCGCCCAGGTCGTCGAGGTCGGTCCCGCGGACGGGTTCGTGTCACTCGTCGCCCAGGGCGGTCGGCGGTTCGAGGTCGTCGAGTGGCTGCCGGACGACCCCTACCCCCGCGCACTGGTGCGCCTGCTCCCCGCCCTGGAGTGGGATGAGCAGTGGCGCGACCGCCGGGACGAGGTCGAGGAGCTGGTCCGCGTGACGATGGCGCGGATCAGCGAGTTCGAGGAGCAGCGCTGGTCCTCGACGATCGGGCTGGCCGACGAGCCCCTCGCCGCGTTGTGGCAGCTGGCCGCGATCGCACCGGTCGGCGCGTACGACCAGGTGTCGCTGCTGCAGGCCACGAGCGTCGAGGGCCTCCTGGACGCCGTGGCGACGGCGACCCAGGAGGCCGCGGAGCTGCGGCTCCCCGACTAG
- a CDS encoding MerR family transcriptional regulator, giving the protein MTPPAETMSVEQLASRVGMSVRTVRFYAGRGLIPPPRREGRNGFYGPDHLARLELVKELQAHGFTLSAIEGYLENIPNDATPEQVAVHRTLLAPWMADRPEELDRAALELRAGRALSDDDIEMLVALGVVEPTPTEDVFRVAPAHLAVGIQFIETDMPIEVAHASRRIFDEAGRAVAREITEVFRTMWWPELRASGRPVEDITALIERFKPLTIQALVTAYETAVDESKRETVRRRAES; this is encoded by the coding sequence ATGACTCCCCCCGCCGAGACGATGAGCGTCGAGCAGCTGGCCTCGCGGGTCGGCATGTCGGTGCGCACGGTCCGGTTCTACGCCGGCCGCGGCCTCATCCCGCCGCCCCGCCGCGAGGGTCGCAACGGCTTCTACGGCCCCGACCACCTCGCCCGGCTCGAGCTGGTCAAGGAGCTCCAGGCCCACGGCTTCACGCTGTCGGCCATCGAGGGCTACCTCGAGAACATCCCGAACGACGCGACCCCCGAGCAGGTCGCGGTGCACCGCACGCTGCTCGCGCCGTGGATGGCCGACCGCCCGGAGGAGCTGGACCGGGCCGCCCTGGAGCTCCGGGCAGGCCGCGCCCTCAGCGACGACGACATCGAGATGCTCGTCGCCCTCGGCGTCGTCGAGCCGACGCCGACCGAGGACGTCTTCCGGGTCGCGCCGGCCCACCTCGCAGTGGGCATCCAGTTCATCGAGACCGACATGCCGATCGAGGTCGCGCACGCGTCGCGGCGCATCTTCGACGAGGCCGGCCGGGCCGTGGCCCGCGAGATCACCGAGGTCTTCCGCACGATGTGGTGGCCCGAGCTGCGCGCGTCGGGACGTCCGGTCGAGGACATCACGGCCCTGATCGAGCGGTTCAAGCCGCTGACGATCCAGGCGCTCGTCACCGCGTACGAGACCGCAGTCGACGAGTCCAAGCGGGAGACGGTCCGCCGCCGAGCCGAGAGCTGA
- a CDS encoding FecCD family ABC transporter permease: MTALLQPRATVRSGRQVRHRRSLVVTATLAVVAFALFVLTMMVGDYVVPPLDVIGSAFRLTDDPAVDFIVRDLRLPTAAAALAVGLALGISGFVFQKLLGNPLASPDFVGVSSGASLFAVTAIVLFGAGSLVVSASALAGALLAALAIYLLAWRDGISGYRFILIGIGVSQLLLSLVGYVITRADLYEAREAMTWLVGTVGQAGSGELRTLLVALLVLVPVALVLERPLRALELGDDTARALGSRVEVGRLALLAVSIVLIGFSTAVAGPIMFVALIAAPIAQRLTGPAGGVLAAGLVGAIIVLAADLVSEQLLPTSLPTGVITGLVGAPYLIWLLATVNREGRGG, from the coding sequence ATGACCGCGCTCCTCCAGCCCCGCGCCACGGTCCGGTCGGGCCGCCAGGTCCGGCACCGCCGCTCGCTCGTCGTGACCGCGACGCTGGCCGTGGTCGCGTTCGCGCTCTTCGTCCTGACGATGATGGTCGGCGACTACGTCGTCCCGCCGCTCGACGTGATCGGCTCGGCGTTCCGGCTCACCGACGACCCCGCGGTCGACTTCATCGTCCGCGACCTGCGGCTCCCGACCGCAGCGGCGGCGTTGGCCGTCGGCCTGGCGCTCGGCATCTCGGGCTTCGTGTTCCAGAAGCTGCTGGGCAACCCGCTGGCCTCGCCCGACTTCGTGGGCGTGTCGTCCGGCGCGAGCCTGTTCGCCGTCACGGCGATCGTCCTGTTCGGTGCCGGGAGCCTGGTGGTCTCCGCCTCCGCCCTCGCCGGCGCCCTGCTGGCCGCGCTCGCGATCTACCTGCTGGCCTGGCGGGACGGGATCTCGGGCTACCGGTTCATCCTCATCGGCATCGGCGTCTCCCAGCTGCTGCTCTCGCTCGTCGGCTACGTCATCACGCGTGCCGATCTCTACGAGGCGCGCGAGGCGATGACGTGGCTGGTCGGCACGGTCGGCCAGGCCGGGTCCGGTGAGCTGCGCACTCTCCTGGTCGCGCTCCTCGTCCTCGTCCCGGTCGCGCTGGTCCTCGAGCGGCCCCTGCGCGCGCTCGAGCTGGGGGACGACACAGCGAGGGCCCTCGGCTCCCGGGTCGAGGTCGGCCGACTGGCGCTCCTCGCCGTGTCGATCGTCCTCATCGGCTTCTCGACCGCCGTCGCGGGCCCCATCATGTTCGTGGCGCTCATCGCGGCCCCCATCGCCCAGCGGCTGACCGGCCCCGCCGGCGGCGTCCTCGCGGCCGGTCTCGTCGGCGCGATCATCGTCCTGGCAGCGGACCTCGTGTCGGAGCAGCTGCTGCCGACCTCGCTGCCGACCGGCGTCATCACCGGGCTGGTCGGCGCCCCCTACCTCATCTGGCTCCTCGCCACCGTCAACCGGGAAGGACGCGGCGGATGA
- a CDS encoding 3-hydroxyacyl-CoA dehydrogenase NAD-binding domain-containing protein yields the protein MTEAVRYEVEDGIVNLVLDDPDQSANTMNQAYTDAMAAAVDRLTQEIAEDADSIKGVIISSAKKTFFAGGDLKLMTQATPADAEALFANVEAIKATLRQLETSGKPVVAAINGAALGGGLEIALAAHHRIAVDGGYSIGLPEATLGLLPGGGGVTRTVRMFGLSDALMKFLLQGQQLKPSKALSEGLVDELVASQDELIPAAKAWIEANAANEEAATQPWDRKGYRMPGGLPSNPKLAAFLPAFPANLRKQTKGALYKAPRAIMSAAVEGAQVDFDTATRIESRYLVQLIVGQQFKNMTQAFFFDLGAINAGKSRPEGIAPTKAEKIAVIGAGMMGAGIAYVSAKAGFQVVLKDVSMEAAEKGKSYSQNLVDKAVSRGRLSQEKADELLARITPTDNYATLEGSDFVIEAVFESVKLKHEVFGELQKVVKPDALLGSNTSTLPITILADGVERPEDFIGIHFFSPVDKMPLVEIIAGEKTSDEAIARVIDYTKAIKKTPIVVGDSRGFFTSRVIGTFVNEGIGMLAEGVSPVSIERATTQAGFPAPVLQLSDELNLELMVKIRNESKAAVEEAGGTWEANAAEDIIDTMIEIGRPSRLKGAGFYEYVDGKRQGLWSGLAEKFPVADEQPPFEDLKERLTFIMSLETIKCLDEGVLRTTQDANIGSIFGIGFPAMQGGAIQYVNGYEAADGSIGVEAFTARAQELAQKYGERFTPPASLLEKAKNGEKFA from the coding sequence ATGACTGAAGCAGTGCGTTACGAGGTCGAGGACGGCATCGTCAACCTCGTCCTGGACGACCCCGACCAGAGCGCCAACACGATGAACCAGGCGTACACCGATGCGATGGCCGCGGCCGTCGACCGGCTCACCCAGGAGATCGCGGAGGACGCCGACTCGATCAAGGGCGTCATCATCTCCTCGGCGAAGAAGACCTTCTTCGCCGGAGGCGACCTCAAGCTGATGACCCAGGCGACGCCGGCCGACGCGGAGGCCCTGTTCGCGAACGTCGAGGCCATCAAGGCGACGCTCCGCCAGCTCGAGACGTCCGGCAAGCCCGTCGTCGCGGCGATCAACGGCGCCGCCCTCGGCGGCGGACTGGAGATCGCGCTCGCGGCGCACCACCGCATCGCGGTCGACGGCGGCTACTCGATCGGCCTGCCCGAGGCGACCCTCGGCCTGCTGCCCGGCGGCGGTGGAGTCACGCGCACCGTCCGCATGTTCGGCCTGTCCGACGCGCTGATGAAGTTCCTCCTGCAGGGACAGCAGCTCAAGCCCTCCAAGGCGCTCTCCGAGGGCCTCGTCGACGAGCTCGTCGCGTCGCAGGACGAGCTGATCCCGGCCGCGAAGGCGTGGATCGAGGCCAATGCGGCCAACGAGGAGGCCGCCACGCAGCCGTGGGACCGCAAGGGCTACCGCATGCCGGGCGGACTGCCGTCCAACCCCAAGCTCGCGGCGTTCCTGCCGGCCTTCCCGGCCAACCTGCGCAAGCAGACCAAGGGTGCGCTCTACAAGGCGCCGCGCGCGATCATGAGCGCTGCGGTCGAGGGCGCGCAGGTCGACTTCGACACCGCGACCCGCATCGAGTCGCGCTACCTCGTGCAGCTGATCGTCGGCCAGCAGTTCAAGAACATGACGCAGGCGTTCTTCTTCGACCTGGGTGCGATCAACGCGGGCAAGTCCCGCCCCGAGGGCATCGCCCCCACCAAGGCCGAGAAGATCGCGGTCATCGGCGCCGGCATGATGGGCGCGGGCATCGCGTACGTCTCGGCCAAGGCCGGTTTCCAGGTCGTCCTCAAGGACGTCTCGATGGAGGCCGCCGAGAAGGGCAAGTCGTACAGCCAGAACCTGGTCGACAAGGCCGTCTCCCGTGGACGCCTGTCGCAGGAGAAGGCCGACGAGCTGCTGGCCCGCATCACGCCGACGGACAACTACGCGACGCTCGAGGGCAGCGACTTCGTGATCGAGGCCGTCTTCGAGTCGGTCAAGCTCAAGCACGAGGTCTTCGGCGAGCTGCAGAAGGTCGTCAAGCCCGACGCCCTGCTCGGCTCGAACACCTCGACGCTGCCCATCACGATCCTGGCCGACGGCGTCGAGCGTCCCGAGGACTTCATCGGCATCCACTTCTTCTCGCCGGTCGACAAGATGCCGCTGGTCGAGATCATCGCGGGTGAGAAGACGTCCGACGAGGCCATCGCCCGCGTCATCGACTACACCAAGGCGATCAAGAAGACGCCGATCGTCGTCGGCGACAGCCGTGGCTTCTTCACCAGCCGCGTCATCGGCACGTTCGTCAACGAGGGCATCGGCATGCTCGCCGAGGGCGTCTCGCCGGTCTCGATCGAGCGGGCCACGACGCAGGCCGGCTTCCCGGCCCCCGTGCTGCAGCTGAGCGACGAACTCAACCTGGAGCTCATGGTCAAGATCCGCAACGAGTCGAAGGCCGCCGTGGAGGAGGCCGGAGGCACGTGGGAGGCCAACGCCGCCGAGGACATCATCGACACGATGATCGAGATCGGTCGCCCCAGCCGCCTCAAGGGTGCCGGCTTCTACGAGTACGTCGACGGCAAGCGTCAGGGACTGTGGAGCGGCCTGGCCGAGAAGTTCCCGGTCGCGGACGAGCAGCCGCCGTTCGAGGACCTCAAGGAGCGCCTGACGTTCATCATGAGCCTCGAGACGATCAAGTGCCTGGACGAGGGCGTGCTCCGCACGACCCAGGACGCCAACATCGGCTCGATCTTCGGCATCGGCTTCCCGGCCATGCAGGGCGGTGCGATCCAGTACGTCAACGGCTACGAGGCCGCGGACGGCTCGATCGGCGTCGAGGCCTTCACGGCTCGCGCCCAGGAGCTCGCGCAGAAGTACGGCGAGCGGTTCACCCCGCCCGCGTCGCTGCTCGAGAAGGCCAAGAACGGCGAGAAGTTCGCCTGA
- a CDS encoding SDR family oxidoreductase has product MSRSLRNQLVVITGAGRGIGLSTARHFVAAGAQVVIGDLDDDVAAKAAAQVGGGTVGLTVDVSDRASYAAFIDRARAVGTIDILVNNAGIMPLAPLTEESDEATDRIIDVNLRGVITGTKLVVPQMIQRGHGHVINIASAVGRIAVANGATYSASKYAVVGFSEAMRSELQPHGVDVSCILPTVVATELAAGVSATKGMRAAQPDDVAKAVVRVAQKPQFETWVPRHSKGIFYSSNALPRRLKDALGHAIGADRALSDVDADARAEYERRAARP; this is encoded by the coding sequence ATGTCCCGATCCCTTCGCAACCAGCTCGTCGTCATCACCGGGGCCGGTCGCGGCATCGGCCTGTCCACGGCCCGCCACTTCGTCGCCGCCGGCGCCCAGGTCGTCATCGGCGACCTCGACGACGACGTCGCCGCCAAGGCCGCGGCCCAGGTCGGCGGCGGGACGGTCGGCCTGACCGTCGACGTCTCCGACCGGGCCTCGTATGCCGCGTTCATCGACCGGGCCAGGGCGGTCGGCACGATCGACATCCTGGTCAACAACGCGGGCATCATGCCGCTCGCGCCCCTGACCGAGGAGTCCGACGAGGCCACCGACCGCATCATCGACGTGAACCTGCGCGGTGTCATCACCGGGACGAAGCTCGTGGTCCCGCAGATGATCCAGCGCGGGCACGGCCACGTCATCAACATCGCGTCGGCCGTCGGCCGCATCGCGGTGGCGAACGGGGCCACGTACAGCGCGAGCAAGTACGCCGTGGTCGGGTTCTCCGAGGCGATGCGCTCGGAGCTCCAGCCGCACGGCGTGGACGTGTCCTGCATCCTGCCGACCGTCGTCGCGACCGAGCTCGCGGCGGGCGTCTCGGCGACCAAGGGCATGCGCGCCGCCCAGCCGGACGACGTGGCCAAGGCCGTGGTGCGCGTCGCGCAGAAGCCGCAGTTCGAGACCTGGGTGCCGCGGCACAGCAAGGGCATCTTCTACTCCAGCAACGCGCTGCCCCGCCGCCTGAAGGATGCGCTGGGGCACGCGATCGGCGCCGACCGCGCGTTGAGCGACGTCGACGCCGACGCCCGGGCCGAGTACGAGCGGCGCGCGGCCCGCCCGTAG
- a CDS encoding FecCD family ABC transporter permease, whose amino-acid sequence MTLTQPSAAAVPTAPRHRSRTALATGLLVLVGVLAVVCFFSITLGSRGVGLATIWRAFTDYDPSSASETVIREMRVPRTLIGLFAGAALGLSGVILQGVTRNPLADPGIMGINAGAAAFIVFGIMVLGTQDVSTYVWFAFAGAGLATVTVYGIASLGREGATPVKLALAGAAVTAVLTSVTSAIVMTNVEALNELRFWQVGSLAGRYFPVFWQTVPFLLVGLLVALGTGRALNGLALGEDLALALGQRVRLTRVVMFATVAVLCGAATAACGPIVFIGLVVPHVARLLCGPDYRWILPYTLLLTPTVLLLADILGRVAVAPGELQVGVVLGVLGAPAFIALVRYRNLAEL is encoded by the coding sequence ATGACCCTGACCCAGCCGTCGGCCGCTGCCGTCCCGACAGCACCGCGTCACCGCTCGCGGACTGCTCTGGCGACCGGCCTGCTGGTGCTGGTGGGCGTGCTCGCGGTGGTCTGCTTCTTCAGCATCACGCTGGGCTCCCGCGGGGTCGGGCTGGCGACCATCTGGCGGGCCTTCACCGACTACGACCCGTCGTCGGCGTCCGAGACGGTCATCCGCGAGATGCGGGTGCCGCGCACGCTGATCGGCCTGTTCGCGGGCGCGGCACTCGGTCTGAGCGGCGTGATCCTGCAGGGCGTGACCCGCAACCCGCTCGCGGACCCCGGGATCATGGGCATCAACGCCGGCGCGGCGGCCTTCATCGTCTTCGGGATCATGGTCCTCGGCACGCAGGACGTGAGCACGTACGTGTGGTTCGCGTTCGCCGGAGCCGGGCTGGCGACCGTCACGGTCTACGGCATCGCGTCGCTCGGCCGTGAGGGCGCGACACCGGTCAAGCTGGCGCTCGCCGGAGCGGCCGTCACGGCGGTCCTGACGTCGGTCACCTCCGCAATCGTGATGACCAACGTCGAGGCCCTCAACGAGCTGCGCTTCTGGCAGGTGGGCTCGCTGGCCGGTCGCTACTTCCCGGTGTTCTGGCAGACCGTCCCGTTCCTGCTCGTCGGGCTCCTCGTGGCCCTGGGCACCGGCCGCGCCCTCAACGGCCTGGCCCTGGGCGAGGACCTCGCGCTGGCCCTCGGCCAGCGGGTCAGGCTGACCCGGGTCGTGATGTTCGCGACCGTCGCCGTGCTGTGCGGCGCGGCGACCGCCGCCTGCGGCCCGATCGTCTTCATCGGCCTGGTCGTGCCGCACGTCGCCCGCCTGCTCTGCGGCCCGGACTACCGCTGGATCCTGCCCTACACGCTGCTGCTGACGCCGACCGTGCTGCTGCTGGCCGACATCCTCGGCCGGGTCGCGGTCGCCCCCGGCGAGCTGCAGGTCGGTGTGGTCCTCGGCGTCCTCGGCGCACCCGCCTTCATCGCCCTCGTCCGCTACCGCAACCTCGCGGAGCTGTGA
- a CDS encoding acyl-CoA dehydrogenase family protein yields MQRGIYEADHDAFRDTVRAFCEKEIAPHHDQWEKDSIVPREIWEKAGALGLLGFMMPEEFGGGGMNDFRFNAIMSEEMIRIGASGVGFVLHTDLVSGYLLSYATEEQKQRWLPKFCTGETITAIAMTEPGTGSDLQAITTTAVRDGDHYVVNGAKTFISNGILADLVIVAVKTDPDAGAMGVSLIVLERGMEGFERGRNLDKMGLKAQDTAELFFDNVRVPVDNLLGEEGKGFIYLMEKLPQERLAISVGAIAATRAIIDMTLDYVKERKAFGKPIGSFQNSRFVLAELETEVQIGQAFVDKSIVALSKGELTIEEAAMGKWWTTELQNRAAAKCLQLHGGYGYMSEYPISKAYTDSRIQTIYGGTTEIMKEIIGRTMGL; encoded by the coding sequence ATGCAGCGAGGCATCTACGAAGCCGACCACGACGCGTTCCGCGACACCGTCCGGGCGTTCTGCGAGAAGGAGATCGCCCCGCACCACGACCAGTGGGAGAAGGACAGCATCGTCCCGCGGGAGATCTGGGAGAAGGCGGGCGCGCTCGGCCTGCTCGGGTTCATGATGCCCGAGGAGTTCGGCGGAGGCGGCATGAACGACTTCCGCTTCAACGCGATCATGTCTGAGGAGATGATCCGCATCGGCGCGAGCGGTGTCGGCTTCGTCCTGCACACCGACCTGGTCTCGGGCTACCTCCTGTCGTACGCCACCGAGGAGCAGAAGCAGCGCTGGCTGCCGAAGTTCTGCACCGGCGAGACGATCACCGCGATCGCCATGACGGAGCCCGGCACGGGCTCGGACCTGCAGGCCATCACGACCACCGCGGTGCGCGACGGGGACCACTACGTCGTCAACGGCGCCAAGACGTTCATCTCCAACGGCATCCTGGCCGACCTGGTGATCGTCGCGGTCAAGACCGATCCGGACGCCGGCGCGATGGGCGTCTCCCTGATCGTCCTGGAGCGTGGCATGGAGGGCTTCGAGCGCGGCCGCAACCTGGACAAGATGGGCCTGAAGGCGCAGGACACCGCCGAGCTGTTCTTCGACAACGTGCGGGTCCCGGTCGACAACCTGCTCGGCGAGGAGGGCAAGGGTTTCATCTACCTGATGGAGAAGCTGCCGCAGGAGCGTCTCGCGATCTCGGTCGGCGCGATCGCCGCGACCCGGGCGATCATCGACATGACGCTGGACTACGTCAAGGAGCGCAAGGCGTTCGGCAAGCCGATCGGCTCGTTCCAGAACTCGCGCTTCGTGCTCGCCGAGCTCGAGACCGAGGTCCAGATCGGTCAGGCGTTCGTCGACAAGAGCATCGTCGCGCTGTCCAAGGGCGAGCTGACGATCGAGGAAGCCGCGATGGGCAAGTGGTGGACCACCGAGCTGCAGAACCGGGCCGCGGCCAAGTGCCTGCAGCTGCACGGCGGCTACGGCTACATGAGCGAGTACCCGATCTCCAAGGCGTACACCGACAGCCGGATCCAGACGATCTACGGCGGCACGACCGAGATCATGAAGGAGATCATCGGGCGCACGATGGGCCTGTGA
- a CDS encoding ABC transporter ATP-binding protein, which produces MTSHDLRAQHLTLGYADSDIVSDLDVEIPDGKITVIVGANACGKSTLLRGLARLLRPRAGQVLLDGTSLHDMKSADVARVLGLLPQSPVAPDGITVGDLVGRGRYPHQGWFRRWSAEDDHAVAAALAATGTTDLEGRALSELSGGQRQRVWVAMALAQDTDLLLLDEPTTFLDINHQVELLDLLTDLNRESGKTIVLVLHDLNLACRYADHIIAMKKGSILAEGAPRDVIDAAVVTEVFGLACDVVPDPVSGTPMIVPRGRHHADRSVVEALA; this is translated from the coding sequence ATGACCTCCCACGACCTGCGTGCCCAGCACCTCACCCTCGGCTACGCCGACTCCGACATCGTGTCCGACCTCGACGTCGAGATCCCCGACGGCAAGATCACGGTGATCGTCGGCGCCAACGCGTGCGGCAAGTCGACCCTGCTGCGCGGTCTCGCCCGCCTGCTGCGCCCGCGCGCCGGGCAGGTCCTCCTCGACGGCACGTCGCTGCACGACATGAAGAGCGCGGACGTGGCCCGGGTCCTCGGCCTGCTGCCGCAGTCACCGGTCGCCCCCGACGGCATCACGGTCGGCGACCTCGTGGGACGCGGTCGCTACCCGCACCAGGGCTGGTTCCGGCGCTGGAGCGCGGAGGACGACCACGCGGTGGCCGCGGCGCTGGCGGCGACCGGGACGACCGACCTGGAGGGCCGGGCCCTCTCCGAGCTGTCCGGCGGTCAGCGCCAGCGGGTGTGGGTCGCGATGGCCCTGGCGCAGGACACGGACCTGCTGCTGCTGGACGAGCCGACGACGTTCCTGGACATCAACCACCAGGTCGAGCTGCTCGATCTGCTGACCGACCTGAACCGCGAGTCCGGCAAGACGATCGTCCTGGTGCTGCACGACCTCAACCTCGCCTGCCGCTACGCCGACCACATCATCGCGATGAAGAAGGGCTCGATCCTGGCCGAGGGCGCCCCCCGCGACGTCATCGACGCCGCGGTCGTGACCGAGGTCTTCGGCCTCGCGTGCGACGTGGTGCCCGACCCGGTCAGCGGCACGCCGATGATCGTCCCCCGCGGCCGCCACCACGCCGACCGGTCGGTCGTCGAGGCGCTGGCCTGA
- a CDS encoding acetyl-CoA C-acetyltransferase, whose translation MTEAFVYDAIRTPRGRGKKSGSLHEVKPISLVTGLIDEIRKRNPTLDTDGIEDVVLGCVSPVGDQGADIAKTAALAAGLPDTVAGVQLNRFCASGLEAVNQASARVRSGWEDLILAGGVESMSRVPMASDGGAWAMDPQTAFDTDFVPQGIGADLIATVEGYSREDVDAFAAESQARAAKAIANGYFKNSVIPVKDASGLTILDHDEFVREGTTVESLSKLPPSFAQIGDQGGFDSVALEKYHWIEKIDHVHHAGNSSGIVDGAGLVLVGSEAAGERHGLTPRARILSAAVSGSEPTIMLTGPGPASLKALERAGLSIGDIDLLEINEAFAAVALRLMKDLGGYPHDQTNVNGGSIAMGHPLGATGAMLISTLIDELERRDQRYGLATLCVGGGMGIATVIERIR comes from the coding sequence ATGACCGAGGCCTTCGTCTACGACGCCATCCGCACGCCGCGAGGTCGCGGCAAGAAGTCCGGGTCGCTCCACGAGGTCAAGCCGATCTCGCTGGTCACCGGCCTGATCGACGAGATCCGCAAGCGCAACCCCACGCTCGACACCGACGGCATCGAGGACGTCGTCCTCGGCTGCGTGTCGCCCGTCGGCGACCAGGGCGCCGACATCGCCAAGACTGCTGCCCTCGCGGCCGGTCTGCCCGACACGGTGGCCGGCGTCCAGCTCAACCGCTTCTGCGCCTCGGGCCTCGAGGCCGTCAACCAGGCCTCGGCGCGCGTGCGCTCGGGCTGGGAGGACCTGATCCTCGCCGGTGGCGTCGAGTCCATGAGCCGTGTGCCCATGGCCTCCGACGGTGGCGCGTGGGCCATGGACCCGCAGACCGCGTTCGACACCGACTTCGTGCCCCAGGGCATCGGCGCCGACCTCATCGCGACGGTCGAGGGCTACAGCCGTGAGGACGTCGACGCATTCGCCGCCGAGTCGCAGGCGCGTGCCGCCAAGGCCATCGCGAACGGCTACTTCAAGAACTCGGTCATCCCGGTCAAGGACGCGTCCGGCCTGACGATCCTCGACCACGACGAGTTCGTCCGTGAGGGCACGACCGTCGAGAGCCTCAGCAAGCTGCCCCCGTCGTTCGCGCAGATCGGTGACCAGGGCGGCTTCGACTCCGTCGCGCTGGAGAAGTACCACTGGATCGAGAAGATCGACCACGTCCACCACGCGGGCAACTCGTCGGGCATCGTCGACGGCGCCGGCCTCGTCCTGGTCGGCAGCGAAGCAGCCGGCGAGCGCCACGGCCTCACGCCGCGCGCCCGCATCCTCTCGGCCGCGGTCTCCGGCTCCGAGCCCACGATCATGCTGACGGGCCCCGGCCCGGCCAGCCTGAAGGCGCTCGAGCGTGCCGGCCTCAGCATCGGCGACATCGACCTGCTCGAGATCAACGAGGCGTTCGCCGCCGTGGCGCTGCGCCTCATGAAGGACCTGGGCGGCTACCCGCACGACCAGACCAACGTCAACGGCGGATCGATCGCGATGGGTCACCCGCTGGGTGCGACCGGCGCGATGCTCATCAGCACCCTCATCGACGAGCTCGAGCGTCGTGACCAGCGCTACGGCCTGGCCACCCTCTGCGTCGGCGGCGGCATGGGCATCGCCACCGTCATCGAGCGCATCCGCTGA